The Drosophila subobscura isolate 14011-0131.10 chromosome A, UCBerk_Dsub_1.0, whole genome shotgun sequence genome includes the window GCGGGTGCCCCTCAGcagagtgtctgtctgtctgtgtgtgtgtttgtgtgtgctgctatTAAATTTTCGCCACTCGAGAAACGTTTAAATCGCAATTAGAGTTTTGAAGTGTGCCCGCTTTTAATGGGCgatttttcacaattttccccatttcccatcGAACAAAAGTGTGATGTGCCCTCAAATGGGTTTCGAATTGAGAGTAGGATCCGCCCGATCCTCCGATTTCTGGCACTCTATTAACTTGTTCACAATTGCAAAATGACACTTATGCCGGGCAGGGCGGAGGGGGGGCCAAGCAgccaacaattcaattaaatcagaagaaacacacactgaaagAAGGAACAAAAGATAAGCAAAAATCTATTTATAGAACTCACATGTGTATGCAGGCAGCTCTGAAAGCTTGCCGAAGCTTGCTAAGCGAACGCCGAATGGCGTGGGAGGAGGAGACAAAAACGAACACCGCAAGCAAAGCTGCAGATGAGCTTAAAATGCATGCGAACGATGCGAGAGACAGGGTGAAAGCAAACTGGAGgaaaaagagaacaaacaGAAGGTAAATAAAGCGAAACATGATCGTTCCTGATCGTTCCTACTTGCTATTGGACTTTAGCGTATGTTCAGAACAAAAGGCACTAGGCTGGCACGTGAGTACCAACTAAATTTCATACACGTATGCATTAATGCAAGTAGCATGTGAATGATTTTAGTAACCACATTTCGTCTGGTACTTTTGGGAACTTCTTCTGTCTGGTCCTATCTACAGTGGACAATCGGTTATGGCACTGTAACTCTTCTAACTCTCGGGCAACTCATTACGCTGCAACCATCCAGAACATCCAGAAGGCAGAACATAGAGAAAAAGGTACAACAATTCTTTGGACATTGCGTAAGTATCCGTTTCACTTTCaatcaaaacgaaattaaagAAATGCATGTTAAATGACACGGGAAGTCCAGAACGGGAATGGGAAGaggaatgggaacgggaacgggcaatgccaatgggaacgggattgggaatgggaaagggaaagcaaagaaaagcaaaggcCATCATTAGCCGGACGCGCCAGAAACCAAGAAccagataataataataatggacAACAACCCATAAAAAAGTagtgaaatgaaataataataaaaacacagcaacaacaatgacaactacaacgacgacgacgacaacacaTGACGGGTAGGACGAGGATGTTAACCTCACGGCGATTTGTTCCTGGTCAGCGAAATGCCTGTAGAAAGTTCATATGGATAAGGACAAGGGTATGACAGGACCTGTgcgctgctttttgtttgtgccgtGATTTCGGGTGGGCTGCTTGACCGCTGGACTGCCCAGAAACCCATTCGACCTCCGAAGAAAGTTGCGCTCCGACCCTGTCGATCCAGCCCATTCATATCACATAATAAAgtattttactttgttttttcctGTCATATCACACAAAGAGATGGACATGTGTCGGGTCGGCCTTGCTGGCCAGCAGACAGTCGAGTAGATCCACGCTGAACTCGTCCGAGCATGCATTTTCTTATAGCAAGTTGTAGATGCTACGACGAGGAGCCCTATGTCGCTGTACTTGCCGACCAATGAAAGTTTCACGCTCTACTGAGCATTGCCATGGGAATGTCTGTCTGGTTTTTGGGGTCTGTGAAAAGTGTTAACGGTTTGGCTTAAAACATTTCTAGTCGAACTCCAGAGACGAGACGGTAAAATGGTGAGAATATGCATAGATCAGGGGTTGGACAAAATGTTATGACAGCTCATTTAACGCCCTAGACTCTAGAGTGGCATTGACCAGCTCGATCCTTCAGCCATAGACAACTGGGACAACTTATTATCATAATTGATGCTTCACTTTACCCTGTAGGAAACTTCTTTTGTGCTCTGCGGGTGATCAATCGATCTTTAAGGGCTTCACCAGTACCACTTTTGGTTGATAATCCTACAAGTTGGAATCTTTCAGACTTTTTGTGACTAATGAGGCGTTGCTGCTCCTAAAGATTATTCTAGTGGAAAGTTCCTAAGATGAGGAACTGGAACTTACctttatttttacaacaaaacttcaactttgaaacaatgtttgtgtgtgttatagAAAGAAACCATGTGGGTAGCATCTTCCTGTTATTCTTGATTGCCTCTCTCCTGGTTCTAGCTCGTTTCCAGGTAATCATTATCTACGTAAGACACGTATAATATCTTTCCCTTAACCCGATTGTCTTCATGCGCATTTCGACCACAAAATGTTAAGTGACAAATGCGGCCCACCCCTTGCccttattatagccagaaatTCCCGgactgaaccgaaccgaactgaaccaTTCCCTGGACCCACATGTTGACTATGGCTATTGCCAGAGTCGTGATCGTGCTCGTAGGCCCAGATGGGCCATGTCTCGCTATCAGAGCATTAAAACGCTCATTAAACCAGGAGCTGTGGCAGTGAGAAACACTTGGGGTGGGATGGGGGAGCGGGACCTGGCTGTTACTCTTCCGTGTACTTTCCGCAGAACTCATGCGCCACGCTCCGTTGACCCCCTCTCGAGTCGGGTTCGAGTGAGGTGTTTTGCATAAAGTGCTGGCtccttttgtggttttctttaTCCAAATTATGgcaccccagaccccagaccccagaccatGTGGgaacttttcttcttttctccttcGTCATTCATCCCGTCATTGGGTTCATCAGAAAcgttgcattttgcataaaaaatgatttattcCTTCTTATAATGTTTAtacgacaaaaaaaagttgcttACGGCTAAGAAAAAAAAGTgataaaaaaaatatggaCTGATCCCAGAAGAAGATCCTCAGCTGGCCTCCGACATGGAGAAGCTGAGGCGCCTCTTGGTGGCGTCCCTGAtatgcgcctgcgcctgcagcCACATGGCATCCAGCTGGCAAGAGGCCTCAAGCTCCTCGCcgcccaatcccagtcccattGCCAGAATGGGATTGGAATGCTCCTCGTCCAGCTCGCAGTCGCTGGTGGAGTTGTGGCCGCTGTCGGGGCTGATGTGGCGGATCTTCTGGGCGGAGCGAGCGGCCGCCAGCAGCTTCTGGGCGGAATGCCGCACACTGGAGGAGATTCTGGTGGCGATCTTCCGTTTGCGTCGCACCACGCGCTGCCTCCGCAGCTGCAGGGATAGCCTCTTCCCCTGGGATTGACTCCCgtctggggctgtggctgtggctggcagTTCCGGTGGAGGCTGGGGGGAGCGTACCTCCCGCTCCTCGTAGCCACTCGCGTGCGGCGACTTCCAGTACTCGCAGAGGTCGCTGGCTGGGTCGAAGGCGGGTCGGTAGGTGGGCGAGTGGGTGGCGGTGTCAGCGGAGGTGGTGCTGCTCAGGGGGTGATGTCTGTGGCGATGACGCAGACGTTGACGCTGCTGCCGGGGAGCTGGCGCCTTGCGGGTGCTCTCCAGAATGGCATCGATCATCCGCTCCAGCGTCACGTCTCCCATCTGGCTGGAGCTGAGCGTTGTCTGGCCGCTCTTCGTGGCAGGAGCTTGTGGCacgggcaggggctggggcagggccTTTAGCTCCAGGTAGCGCGGCTTCTCGAAGTAGCTGTCGGGGATGCCCATGCCGCGGAGGGCGAGCAGGGGACCCGGGATGATGGCCGCACTCGGGGAGTACTCCGCCTCGAAGGTCGGCAGGGTGGAGGCGTAGGCggtgggagctgctgctgcagtgtgtGGGCGGGGTGTGGGTGTAGTGAGGGGCGAGGACATGATGTTGCTGAGGTCCTTGAGCAGCGGTGTCCGTGGTTGCATGGACAGGGAGCTGGCGGGCAGTGGCGTCGAGGTCAGCTGGTTCTCCTTCCCCTGTCCgtgggccagggccaggcagAGGGACTTTCGCTTGAGCTTTCCTCGCAGCGCATGGAACTCGCTGTAGCTGCTTGCCTCCACTCCTGCagcagttccagttccagttgccGTTCCCCTGCCCATTGGCGTGGCTGCAGACTCCTCCATGTACGAGGGTCGTGGCTGGTTGACGGCCCACTTGAGCATCTTGTTCTGGTCTCTGGCCGGCGGCTGCTCTCCTCGGTGTGGGTGAGGTTGTGGGTGCTGCAAGTGCGGGAGAGCAGGAGGGAGAAAATATGTTTGGGTTAGTTTCGAGTTgtagctgtgtctgtgtgtctgtgtgagtgttgcTATGTGTATCTTCTGGTTCTGTTTGTTCTGTCTGGATGCCAGAGCTGGTTGGCTTTTGACGCAAAAAGTTGCCGGGTGAGTTTTTCGGGAATTTTGGCGCGCTTTCTGGTGGCCTCTTCGATTCCCAAATCAGCGAAGCggcaaaaatgaaatcaaaatgaaaagaatTCCAGGCAATCAGCCTCCC containing:
- the LOC117891254 gene encoding uncharacterized protein LOC117891254 — translated: MLKWAVNQPRPSYMEESAATPMGRGTATGTGTAAGVEASSYSEFHALRGKLKRKSLCLALAHGQGKENQLTSTPLPASSLSMQPRTPLLKDLSNIMSSPLTTPTPRPHTAAAAPTAYASTLPTFEAEYSPSAAIIPGPLLALRGMGIPDSYFEKPRYLELKALPQPLPVPQAPATKSGQTTLSSSQMGDVTLERMIDAILESTRKAPAPRQQRQRLRHRHRHHPLSSTTSADTATHSPTYRPAFDPASDLCEYWKSPHASGYEEREVRSPQPPPELPATATAPDGSQSQGKRLSLQLRRQRVVRRKRKIATRISSSVRHSAQKLLAAARSAQKIRHISPDSGHNSTSDCELDEEHSNPILAMGLGLGGEELEASCQLDAMWLQAQAHIRDATKRRLSFSMSEAS